The Deltaproteobacteria bacterium region CAAGATCTCGGCGGCCTGCTCCGCGGCGGACGCGAGATCGCTCTTCATCAGCTGGCGCGCGTGATCGAGCGCGACTTCGAGCGTGCCGTGCGGTTCAGGGCTCGCGGACATTCTCGCGCGATCTTACCCGCAGCGCACCGCGTCGCGCCGCAATCTCGGCGACCCGCGGTCACGCGGACGCCTCGTCCACATCTTCGGCGCGCGCAGCTGCAGGCGCGCTCAGCTCCATGCGGAAGCAGCGCACCTGCATGCGCCGCTCCGGGTCGTACCCGAGCCAACGGCGATCCGGCGTCTGATCCTGCGGAACTTCGCGGAAGCCTTGCCGCGCAAAGAACTGCCCGACGCGTTCGCTCGTCGTGCACGCGAACACGTAGGTGAGCCCGAGCCGGCGCGCTTCGGCGACGCCGAACTGCACGAGCGAGACGCCCACGCCTTCGCCGAGGAAGCGCGTGAGCGCGTAGAGCGATGCGATCTCGCCGCTGACGCCGTCGCCGCCCGGCAGGAGTGCGCCGATGCCCGCGAGGTGACGGTCCTCGACGAAGGCGCCGAAGCCGTGCGCCAGCACCGCGTCGACCGCGGCGTCGTTGCGGTTGAGCAGGAAGCCCTCGCTCACGCCGCGGCGAATCAGGTCGTCCGCCGCGTCGAAGTCGTCGACGCCGAGCGCGCGCACCTTCATGTACCGCTTGCGCGTGAAGAGCGTGCCGCTGCCGGCGTAGGTGAAGAGCTCGTCGGCGAGCGCTTCGGGCGCGCACACGTTGATGTTCGCGACCCCGGCTTCGAGCATGTCGCCGACTTCGCGCAGCAGCGCCACGCGGTCGGCGTCGTGCGGCAGGCTGCGCGCGGGATTCGCGAGCAGCTGGCGCAGCTCGGCGCGGTGCACGAACGAGAGCCGCACCCCGTGCCGGTTGCGAAAGCCGCCGCGCGCGTCGAGCCACACGAGCTTGAACACGCCGAGGCGCGTCGCGATCTCGCGCACGGCGTCGCCGAAGTCGTGGCGCTGCGCGACCGCGACGCCGACCCACGGCTGCACGCGCAGCACGCGCCACGCGTTGCCCTCGAAGCGCGGCGAGCTGGCGCGCAGCACCGGCGCGACGCCGATCTCGCCGAGATTCGTGCGCAGCGGCGCGACGAGCACCGCGTTCGCGTTGCACGCCGCGAGCTCTTGCAGCGCGGGCACGAGCGGCGCGGTTGCGGCGCCCGCAGGCACCGCGATCGCGATCGTGCGATCCCGAAACTCGCGCTGATAGAACTCGCGCTCGGTGAACGAGAGCGTCTCTTGCGCGCGCCGCCGGCGGCGCTGCGGCGCCGGCGACGAGTTGGCGTCGCCCGGAGGCGCGCCGGTGGTCATCTCGCGACCGGGCGCGCGAACGCGTTGCTCAAAGTCTCGTACTCCGAGGCCACTGTTCGATCTCCGCTCGGCTTCGCCTCGCTGCGCGGTCGCGCCGGCGCGCGACCTTGCGGTCACCTGCCCCGCACCTCGCGAATCACGGCGATCACGCGCTCGTGGATGTCGCCGACGGTCGCGACCACGCCGGTGTTCTGCGCGAGCGTGCGGCCGTGGCGGAAGTCGAGGGCTTTGCCCGCGACGTCCGTAACAACTCCGCCGGCCTCTTCGACCACGAGCTTGCCGGCGGCGTGATCCCAGATCTTCTCGCGGTAGTCGGCGCGGGTGGGCATGCGGAGATAGATCGAGGCGTCGCCGCGTGCGATCGCCCCGTACTTGCACTGGCTGTCCATGCGCAGCGGAGGCGCCGTGATGCCGAGCTTCGCCGCGATCTTCGCGGACTCGCTCTGGTCGCTGTGCTCCGCCTCGACCGACTCGCACAAGCGCGCCCCTGCGCTGCTCGCGATCGCGGGCGCGCGCACGCCGCGGCCGTCCGCTTCGCCGCCGCGCCAGAGCGGAAACACGCGCGTGCCTTGGCCGCGGACTGCGGCGAACAGCACGCCGGTGCCGCCCGCGCCGTCCTCGAGATTCGGGCAGCCGAGCACGCCCGCGACGACTTCGCCGCCCTCGATCAAGCCGAGCGCCACGGCGTACTGCTCGCGGCGCAGGAAGCCCTTCGTGCCGTCGATCGGGTCGAGCGTCCAGTAGCGCGCCGCCTTCGCATCCGCGCCGCCGCGATCGATCCAGCCCAGCACGCGCGACGCATCGGGCGCGCTGCCCGCTTCGCCGGCCACCGCGCCGACCACCGACGCGAGCAGCGCGGCGTTCTCGGGCGTGCGGAGCTCCGCGCTGCCCTCTTCGCCGACGACCGCGTCGGCCGGAAACGCGCCCTCGAGGTGCCGGCACACGATCGCCTGCGAAGCGAAGTCCGCGACCGTGACGGGGCTCTTGTCGCGCTTCTCGAGCGTGTCGCGCGTGATCAGCCGCTCCTGCACCGCGCGGCAAACGCGGGCAGCGCCTCGCACCGCCTCCAGCGCCGAGCACAGCTCCGACTCGTACCGCCCCGCCATCGTCACTTCACCCCGCGATTGCGGCGCGGGTTGTAGGCAACCCGTGCGGTGTTCGCCCGGCGAATCCGGGGGGCCCCGCATCCGACGCCGCATCCGCGACGCTGCGAGAACGACGCGGTCGCGTCTGACGCTGGCGTGACACCAACCGCGGTAGCCCGAGCGCGTTCTCGCGCCGCCGATCGCGCGTTCCTCTCCAGCAGCGGCCCGTGAAGGCGTCCTCGGCCTCGCAGTCGTGGTGCCCGGGGTCGAAGGCGCGGATGGACAGCGGGGTCGTGGGCCAGTCCTAGGTAGGGGCCTCCGCTGAGCCCCCTTTTTTCGTCGAACGTGAACTTTTTGGTTGATCCGTTCAATGAATCCCTGGTAGAGGGGATTCAGGAAGGCCACCCCCCGCAGAATGCTCGCCACCCCCCTTCAGCCCGAAGCGAAGCCATCGCGCCGCGAAAGGAGCGGCGAGCGGCGCGCGCGGATTCTCGAGGCGGCGCGGGCGTGCTTCGGCGAGGCGGGCTTCGCGGGCGCCACGGTGCCTGCGATCGCGGCCCGCGCCGGCGTCTCGAACGGGCTGCTCTACCAGTTCTTCCGCGGCAAAGAGCACCTGTTCGAAGTCGTGGTGCAGGAGATCATCGCGGACTGGGTGCGGGCGATGGCGCCCGCGAACGACGCGCGCGAGTCCGCCGGCGAGACGCTTGCGGGCATGTTCCGCCGCTCGGTCGCATTCTGCCGGAGCCACCCGCTGCTGCCTGCGCTGATCCGCGAAGACGGCGCGCTTCAGCTCGATCGGGTCCGCGCGGTCGGTCGCGACCGCGTCGGCGCGCACCGCGAGTCACTCGCGCGCGTGCTCGAGCGCGGCGTCGCGAGCGGCGAGTTCAAGCGCGATCTCGACATCGCCTCGGTCGCGGACGTGATCGGCCAGCTGCAGTCGCACTACTCGGCGCGCGCCTACATGCGCGACTCGGCCTACCCGGATTCGCCCGAGCTGATCGAAGCCACGATCCGGCTCGTGCTCGACGCGGTGCACGCATGAGCGAGGCCCGGATGCGAGCAGCGAGATGTCGCCACGCCGCATCCGGCGCGCGCCACACAGAAACCACTGTGTGCCTGCTGAAAATGCTGGTGCTGCTGCTCCGCTGGGTAGAAGATGGCCTGTCGCGCTCGCGGCTTGTCCGCGCGTTTGCGCATCCCGTGCGCATCGCCCGTCCCGCCGTCGGCGCTGCGCGAGGCCAGCACGAGGAGTCCTTCGCCCGGCGCTAGCGGGTGACCAACGCCGCCACCTGCGCGGGGCGGACCAAGAGAGGGAAGCAGTGAAGCTGGAAGACCAGACGCAAACTCCGATCGATGCGGATCTGCCCGGTGAGGGCCGGCCCCGGCTCGGTGGTGGGCTGACCGTCGAAGAGCTCGATGTCGTCCGCGACCGACGGCCCCTCGAGTCGTACTTCCAAGAGATCGGCGGCACGCGCACGCTGAAGCGCGAAGAGGAAGTCGTGCTCGCCAAGGAGCTCGAGGCCTCGACCGCAGCGCTACGCAACTCGCTCTACGCGATTCCGTACTGCGCGCGCTACGTCGTCGACCGCTGGGATGGCCTGCGCGCGCTCTCGCACACGGGCGCGAAGCTGAGCGAGAGCTCCGGCGACGAGGAGACGAGCGAGATTGCGGCGCGCGTCGAGCGCGCGATCGGGCGGCTGCGCAAGGAGGTGAAGAAGCGCGAGTCGCTGTTCGCCTCGTCGCGCACCCCGCAGAACGAGCTGGCGAAGCAGGACATGCGCGTGGCGCGCGAGCTGCACGGCGCGCAGCTGTCGCTCGCGATGCTGACCGAGCTGCGCGAGCAGAGCCGCCTCCTCGCGCGCGAGCTGCGCCGCGCGCGGCCGAAGTCGAAGCGCCTCGAAGAGCTCGAGGAGAAGGCGGGGCTGCCGCGCGAGCGCGTGTCCGAAATCCACGAGACGGTCGAGCGCTCGCAGGAGCGCATGACGGCGGTGAAGAACCGCTTCATCGAGCACAACCTGAAGCTCGTCGTCGCGATCGCGAAGGACTACCGAAACCTCGGCCTCTCGTTCCCGGACCTGATTCAGGAAGGAAACCTCGGCCTGATCCGCGCGGTCGAGAAGTTCGACCATCGCCGCGGCTTCAAGTTCTCGACCTACGCCGTGTGGTGGATCCGCCAGGCCCTCGTGCGCGCGATCCAGAACCACTCGCGCACGATCCGGCTGCCCTCGCACGTGCACGACCGGCTGCAGCGCAGCCAGCGCGTGAAGGCGGAGCTCACGGGCAAGCTGGGCCGCGAGCCCACCCCGGCCGAGCTCGCACCGGCGCTCGGCGTCGACGCGGACTCGCTCGAGGCGCTCGATCGCCTCTCGCGTGAAGCGATCTCGCTCGAGTCCGGCGTTGCGGGAACGGAGAAGCGGCTCGAGGACTTCGTCTCGGACGTCACCGTAAGCGCACCCGACGACGGCATCGACGACGACCGCATGCGCCGCGGCGTCGGCCACCTGATCGGTGGCCTCACCGAGCGCGAGCAGCTGATCCTGCGGCTGCGCTACGGCCTGGTCGGCGAAGAGGAGCACACGCTCGAGCAGATCGGGCAGTCGCTCGGCCTCTCGCGCGAACGCGTGCGTCAGCTCGAAGCGCGCGCGCTGAAGAAGCTGCGCGACACGATGCCGGCGCAAAGCCTCTACCCGATCCTCGAGCCTTAACGCCGAGTCGCTCCAAAGCATCGCGCCGCGCAGCTCACGAGGCTGCGCGGCGCGAGTCGCTTTCGGGGCTGGCCGCCTGCTCGGCGTCTGACCCTTGCATGCGGCTAGGGCGCGAGGCAGTAAGCCAAGAACGCCGCGCCCACTGCCCAGCAGTAGTAGGCGAAGGCGTGGAAGCGCTGGCTCGCGAGCAGGCGCACGAACAGCGCGAGCGCGGCGAGGCCCGAGAGCGCGGCGGCGGCCGCGCCGAGCAGCATCGGCGCGGCGGCGGCGGTGGCGCCGGCTGCCAGCAAGTCCGGCAGATCGAGCACCGCGGCGCCGACGATCGCGATGATGCCGAGCAGGAAGCTGAACTCGGCTGCCGCGAGCGGCGCGATGCCGAGCGCGAGCGACAGCGCGATCGTGCTGCCGCTGCGCGAGACGCCGGGGAGAATCGCGAGCGCCTGCGCGCAGCCGATCGCGAGCGCCTGCAGGTACGTCGGCGCCAGCGCGCTCGCGCGCGGCTGCGTGCGCTTCGTCGTGATCAAGAACGTGCCCGTCAGCAGCAGCCCGGCGCCGGCGAGCCACGGCGTGCGGAACGCCTCCTCGACGCGGTCCTTCAGCGTGAGGCCCACGATCACCGCCGGCAGCGTGCCGAGCGCGAGCTTCGCGATGTGCGCGAGCGCGTCCGTGTCGCGCAGGAAGAAGCCGCGCACGAGGCCAACCACGCGCGCGCGATAGAACACGAGCAGCGCCACGAGCGAGCCGAGGTGCACGGCGATCACGAACGAGAGCCCGCCCTCCTCGCCCACGCCGAGCAGCGTCTCGCTGATCACGAGATGCCCATCGCTCGAAATCGGCAAGAACTCGCTGATGCCTTGCACGATCCCAAGCAGCGCGGCGATGAGCAGGTCCATGAGGACTCGTTAGCGGCAGCGCGCGCCCCCCGCTTCACGACTTCCGCGACTAAGAGGCGACATCACGCGCCCCAACGACGGAACGAACGACCTCGAAGTCGAACGCTCCCCCCAAGCAGGTCGGCCGAGGCCGCAAGCGAAGCGCGCAGCGAGCCGCAGGCGAGCGGAGTAAACAAGGATTGACCGCCAGCCTCGTTGACGCGGATCGAGAAACCGTCGCACACGCCCTACGATGCCCCGCGATGATCATCGCCTGCCTCGACCTCGAAGGTGTCCTCGTTCCCGAGATTTGGATCGAGTTCTCCGAACGCACGCGCATCCCCGAGTTGCGCCGCACCACGCGCGACGAGCCCGACTACGACAAGCTGATGAAGTGGCGCATCGCGCTGCTCGAGCAGAAGGGCTTCGGGCTCGCCGACATCCAGGCCGTGATCGCGACGATGTCGCCGCTGCCGGGCGCGCGCGAGTTCCTCGATTGGCTGCGCGCGCGCATGCAGGTCGTGATCCTGAGCGACACGTTCAACCAGTTCGCGCAGCC contains the following coding sequences:
- a CDS encoding helix-turn-helix transcriptional regulator, yielding MLATPLQPEAKPSRRERSGERRARILEAARACFGEAGFAGATVPAIAARAGVSNGLLYQFFRGKEHLFEVVVQEIIADWVRAMAPANDARESAGETLAGMFRRSVAFCRSHPLLPALIREDGALQLDRVRAVGRDRVGAHRESLARVLERGVASGEFKRDLDIASVADVIGQLQSHYSARAYMRDSAYPDSPELIEATIRLVLDAVHA
- a CDS encoding sigma-70 family RNA polymerase sigma factor codes for the protein MKLEDQTQTPIDADLPGEGRPRLGGGLTVEELDVVRDRRPLESYFQEIGGTRTLKREEEVVLAKELEASTAALRNSLYAIPYCARYVVDRWDGLRALSHTGAKLSESSGDEETSEIAARVERAIGRLRKEVKKRESLFASSRTPQNELAKQDMRVARELHGAQLSLAMLTELREQSRLLARELRRARPKSKRLEELEEKAGLPRERVSEIHETVERSQERMTAVKNRFIEHNLKLVVAIAKDYRNLGLSFPDLIQEGNLGLIRAVEKFDHRRGFKFSTYAVWWIRQALVRAIQNHSRTIRLPSHVHDRLQRSQRVKAELTGKLGREPTPAELAPALGVDADSLEALDRLSREAISLESGVAGTEKRLEDFVSDVTVSAPDDGIDDDRMRRGVGHLIGGLTEREQLILRLRYGLVGEEEHTLEQIGQSLGLSRERVRQLEARALKKLRDTMPAQSLYPILEP
- a CDS encoding undecaprenyl-diphosphate phosphatase; the encoded protein is MDLLIAALLGIVQGISEFLPISSDGHLVISETLLGVGEEGGLSFVIAVHLGSLVALLVFYRARVVGLVRGFFLRDTDALAHIAKLALGTLPAVIVGLTLKDRVEEAFRTPWLAGAGLLLTGTFLITTKRTQPRASALAPTYLQALAIGCAQALAILPGVSRSGSTIALSLALGIAPLAAAEFSFLLGIIAIVGAAVLDLPDLLAAGATAAAAPMLLGAAAAALSGLAALALFVRLLASQRFHAFAYYCWAVGAAFLAYCLAP
- a CDS encoding 3'(2'),5'-bisphosphate nucleotidase — translated: MAGRYESELCSALEAVRGAARVCRAVQERLITRDTLEKRDKSPVTVADFASQAIVCRHLEGAFPADAVVGEEGSAELRTPENAALLASVVGAVAGEAGSAPDASRVLGWIDRGGADAKAARYWTLDPIDGTKGFLRREQYAVALGLIEGGEVVAGVLGCPNLEDGAGGTGVLFAAVRGQGTRVFPLWRGGEADGRGVRAPAIASSAGARLCESVEAEHSDQSESAKIAAKLGITAPPLRMDSQCKYGAIARGDASIYLRMPTRADYREKIWDHAAGKLVVEEAGGVVTDVAGKALDFRHGRTLAQNTGVVATVGDIHERVIAVIREVRGR